In the genome of Epinephelus lanceolatus isolate andai-2023 chromosome 18, ASM4190304v1, whole genome shotgun sequence, one region contains:
- the LOC117268973 gene encoding ADP-ribosylation factor-like protein 4D: protein MGNQLTEIAPNTPFLPSFQSLHVVVIGLDSAGKTSLLYRLKLREFVETIPTKGFNMERIKVPMGNSKTNTTTFQVWDVGGQDKLRPLWKSYTRRTDGLVFVVDAAEAERMEEAKVELHRITRSAENLGVPVLVLANKQDLDGAASASEVEKVLALHELSSSTLHHTQGCSALDGQGLQPGLEKLYEMILRRKKMLRHSKKKR from the exons ATGGGGAACCAGTTAACAGAAATTGCCCCCAACACCCCATTCCTCCCCAGCTTTCAGTCTTTACATGTAGTAGTGATTGGTTTGGACTCTGCAGGGAAAACCTCGCTCCTCTACAGACTCAAGTTACGGGAGTTTGTTGAGACGATCCCCACCAAAGGCTTCAACATGGAGCGGATTAAAGTGCCCATGGGGAACTCCAAAACCAACACCACCACGTTCCAGGTTTGGGACGTCGGCGGTCAGGACAAACTGAGGCCCCTCTGGAAATCATACACCAGGAGGACGGACGGACTGGTATTCGTGGTGGATGCAGCTGAGGCAGAGCGAATGGAGGAGGCCAAAGTGGAGCTCCACCGGATCACCCGGTCAGCGGAAAACTTGGGGGTGCCTGTGCTGGTTCTGGCAAACAAACAGGACCTGGATGGAGCTGCGTCAGCTTCAGAG GTGGAAAAGGTTCTGGCTCTCCACGAGCTGAGCTCATCCACGCTGCACCACACACAGGGCTGCTCTGCGTTGGATGGTCAGGGCCTACAGCCAGGTCTGGAGAAGTTATATGAGATGATcctgaggaggaagaagatgcTCCGACACAGCAAGAAGAAGAGATGA